In Variovorax paradoxus, a single genomic region encodes these proteins:
- a CDS encoding M48 family metallopeptidase — MDRADFVHLVRLSEHASADDSARYRRSVAAFAALGYLWVLGCLALAVGLIAWVLLPIREERFTFTRGWLLLFAGGLLWATMRALWVRFDEPEGVELQRDDAPALFEALDRIRARIKGPPVHHVYLDDEFNASIRQVPRFGLFGGAVNSLNIGLPLLMMLDRRRLLSVLAHEYGHLRGNHGKLSAWIYRTRLSWLKLDASLQRDEGVMALVSQAFFRWYFPRFAAKTFALARQDEYEADRISGRLLGTSVAAAALTEIAIKGSWYANEFWPWHWARAEHEPQPPGPFAALRKRVRTPPADDFARQALREAMRRVSDLEDTHPVLRDRLEALDQKAALPEWSVRPALELLADRKKWIEYFDNRWCRAHAADWKQHHAHRSRIRERIGVLAARGERNTPDEMVEWADSERRLNPSAPVRTRYESALRIAPEHPGALRGLVQMLPATDRAARLVVLERLHGSGAASRWWAAKSAVASLEDPDAGPHDEVALKLWRGRLKEAEEAETRAWEEITGTPFFSQISRHDLNDYELGELRADLVRCLPASRAWLVRKNLREFPWRRAYVVFVELPGLDDEDRWHMCRQLEQTLTLPGAALVLWAGHSPTLEDIEREAFGAVWARTA; from the coding sequence ATGGATCGCGCTGATTTTGTTCACCTGGTTCGACTGAGCGAGCATGCCAGCGCGGACGACAGTGCGCGCTATCGACGCAGCGTGGCGGCTTTTGCCGCGCTCGGCTACCTGTGGGTGCTCGGCTGCCTGGCGCTCGCGGTGGGCCTCATCGCCTGGGTGCTGCTGCCGATCCGGGAAGAGCGCTTCACCTTCACGCGCGGCTGGCTGCTGCTGTTTGCGGGCGGCCTGCTCTGGGCCACGATGCGCGCGCTGTGGGTGCGCTTCGACGAGCCCGAGGGCGTGGAACTGCAGCGCGACGACGCGCCCGCGCTCTTCGAGGCGCTCGACCGCATCCGCGCCAGGATCAAGGGGCCGCCGGTCCATCACGTTTACCTAGACGACGAATTCAACGCCAGCATCCGCCAGGTGCCCCGTTTCGGGCTGTTCGGCGGTGCGGTCAATTCGCTGAACATCGGCCTGCCGCTCCTGATGATGCTGGACCGGCGGCGCCTGCTGTCGGTGCTGGCGCACGAATACGGCCACCTGCGCGGCAACCACGGCAAGCTGAGCGCCTGGATCTATCGCACGCGGCTGTCGTGGCTCAAGCTCGATGCCAGCCTGCAGCGCGACGAGGGCGTGATGGCGCTGGTCTCGCAAGCCTTCTTTCGCTGGTACTTTCCGCGCTTCGCGGCCAAGACCTTCGCGCTCGCCCGACAGGACGAATACGAGGCCGACCGCATCTCCGGCCGGCTGCTGGGCACTTCGGTGGCGGCCGCAGCGCTGACCGAGATCGCGATCAAGGGCAGCTGGTACGCCAACGAATTCTGGCCGTGGCACTGGGCGCGCGCCGAGCACGAGCCGCAGCCGCCCGGTCCGTTCGCTGCCCTGCGCAAGCGGGTGCGCACGCCGCCGGCCGACGACTTCGCGCGCCAGGCGCTGCGCGAGGCGATGCGCCGCGTCAGCGATCTGGAGGACACCCACCCGGTCCTGCGCGACCGGCTCGAAGCCCTCGACCAGAAGGCGGCCTTGCCCGAATGGTCGGTGCGCCCGGCGCTGGAGTTGCTGGCCGACCGGAAGAAATGGATCGAGTATTTCGACAACCGCTGGTGCCGTGCCCACGCCGCCGACTGGAAGCAGCACCATGCGCACCGCTCGCGTATCCGCGAACGTATCGGGGTGCTGGCCGCGCGCGGTGAGCGCAACACGCCGGACGAAATGGTCGAATGGGCCGATTCCGAGCGCCGGCTCAACCCGTCCGCGCCGGTGCGAACCCGCTACGAGAGCGCGCTGCGGATCGCGCCCGAGCACCCCGGCGCACTGCGCGGGCTGGTCCAGATGCTGCCGGCGACCGACCGCGCGGCACGGCTGGTGGTGCTCGAGCGGCTGCATGGCTCCGGCGCGGCCAGCCGCTGGTGGGCTGCCAAAAGCGCCGTGGCCTCGCTCGAAGATCCCGATGCCGGGCCGCACGACGAGGTGGCGCTGAAGCTGTGGCGCGGCCGGCTCAAGGAGGCGGAGGAGGCCGAGACGCGCGCCTGGGAGGAAATCACGGGAACGCCGTTTTTCAGCCAGATCTCGCGGCACGACCTGAACGACTACGAACTGGGCGAACTTCGCGCCGACCTCGTGCGCTGCCTTCCCGCCTCGCGGGCCTGGCTGGTGCGCAAGAACCTGCGCGAGTTTCCGTGGCGCCGTGCGTACGTCGTGTTCGTCGAGCTGCCAGGACTGGACGACGAGGACCGCTGGCACATGTGCCGCCAGCTGGAGCAGACGCTCACTTTGCCGGGTGCCGCGCTGGTGCTGTGGGCGGGCCATTCGCCGACGCTGGAAGACATCGAGCGCGAGGCTTTCGGGGCGGTCTGGGCACGCACCGCATAG
- a CDS encoding RsmB/NOP family class I SAM-dependent RNA methyltransferase: MHPKALLEATADLVGLVLKFDHPADQVVSRFFRDHREFGPRERAALAETVYTVLRKKLLFDHLSPSGTGSKERRMAILGFYGPRDFLKSALNDTEKRWLDNCDAVKPDDLLERHRHNLPEWLVAPLKAQLGDGFWPLVESLQQPAPLDLRVNALTDKRADVKVELAKAAIKSEVTPFSPWGLRIEGKPALTKLDAFARGAIEVQDEGSQLLALLLDAKRGEMVVDFCAGAGGKTLAIGATMRNTGRLYAFDTSAHRLDALKPRLARSKLSNVHPAAIAHERDDRIKRLAGKIDRVLVDAPCSGLGTLRRNPDLKWRQSAKAVEELTVKQTAILQSAARLVKSGGRLVYATCSVLPEENEAIAEAFGAANPDFVPVDAAELLQGLKVEGFEALCAGGEGGRRYLRLWPHRHATDGFFAAVWNRK; the protein is encoded by the coding sequence ATGCATCCCAAAGCCCTGTTGGAGGCCACCGCCGATCTGGTCGGCCTTGTCCTGAAATTCGATCACCCGGCCGACCAGGTCGTTTCGCGGTTTTTCCGCGACCACCGCGAGTTCGGCCCGCGCGAGCGCGCGGCGCTCGCCGAGACCGTCTACACCGTGCTTCGCAAGAAGCTGCTGTTCGACCATCTTTCGCCTTCGGGCACCGGTTCCAAGGAGCGCCGCATGGCGATCCTCGGTTTCTATGGCCCGCGCGATTTCCTGAAGAGCGCGCTCAACGACACCGAAAAGCGCTGGCTCGACAACTGCGACGCGGTGAAGCCCGACGACCTGCTCGAGCGCCATCGCCACAACCTGCCCGAGTGGCTGGTCGCGCCGCTCAAGGCGCAGCTGGGCGACGGTTTCTGGCCGCTGGTCGAGAGCCTGCAGCAGCCGGCACCGCTTGATTTGCGCGTCAATGCGCTGACCGACAAGCGCGCCGATGTGAAGGTCGAGCTTGCGAAGGCGGCCATCAAATCGGAAGTCACGCCGTTCTCGCCCTGGGGCTTGCGCATCGAGGGCAAGCCGGCGCTGACCAAGCTGGACGCCTTTGCCCGCGGCGCCATCGAGGTGCAGGACGAAGGCTCGCAATTGCTGGCGCTGTTGCTGGACGCCAAACGCGGCGAAATGGTGGTCGATTTCTGCGCCGGCGCCGGCGGCAAGACGCTGGCCATCGGCGCGACCATGCGTAACACCGGCCGGCTCTACGCCTTCGACACCTCGGCCCACCGGCTCGACGCGCTCAAGCCGCGGCTGGCGCGCAGCAAGCTGTCGAACGTGCATCCGGCCGCGATCGCCCATGAGCGCGACGACCGGATCAAGCGTCTGGCGGGCAAGATCGACCGCGTGCTGGTCGATGCGCCGTGCTCGGGACTGGGTACGCTGCGGCGCAATCCGGACCTGAAATGGCGCCAATCGGCCAAGGCGGTCGAGGAATTGACGGTCAAGCAGACAGCCATCCTGCAAAGCGCGGCGCGGCTGGTGAAATCGGGCGGACGTCTGGTTTACGCCACGTGCAGCGTGCTGCCGGAGGAAAACGAGGCCATTGCGGAGGCTTTTGGCGCCGCGAACCCCGATTTCGTGCCCGTGGACGCCGCGGAACTGCTGCAGGGCCTCAAAGTCGAGGGTTTCGAGGCCCTGTGCGCTGGCGGGGAGGGTGGTCGGCGCTATCTGCGGCTCTGGCCGCACCGCCATGCGACCGACGGTTTCTTCGCCGCCGTGTGGAACCGCAAATAG
- a CDS encoding DesA family fatty acid desaturase, with protein sequence MLLPDSAVLNAAIEWLGHGLWDIAWWQVVLYTLVTTHITIAAVTIFLHRTQTHRAMDLGPIPSHFFRFWLWIGTGMVTKEWVAIHRKHHAKCETQDDPHSPQVKGIDEVLWRGAELYRAESKNKETMERYGHGTPDDWIERNLYSRYSWQGVGLMLILNLALFGTLGMAVWAVQMLWIPITAAGIINGIGHYWGYRNFEAPDASRNIMPWGLIIGGEELHNNHHTYPTSAKFSVKKYEFDIGWIYIQALQKLGWAKVKKVPPKMLMGDIQPVANEKTLEAVIANRYEVMAGYAREMRRATSQELETLKTKGADLSVLKAAKRWLHRDDDKVPASARTHVSQARAAHPVLDKMVTMREELRQLWLNTSQSREQLAADLAAWCHRAEASGIAGLRDFSTRLRAARA encoded by the coding sequence ATGTTGCTTCCTGACTCCGCCGTTCTGAATGCGGCCATCGAATGGCTCGGACACGGCCTGTGGGACATCGCATGGTGGCAAGTCGTGCTGTACACGCTCGTCACCACGCACATCACGATTGCCGCGGTCACCATCTTCCTGCACCGGACGCAAACGCACCGGGCCATGGACCTGGGCCCGATTCCCTCGCATTTCTTCCGTTTCTGGCTCTGGATCGGCACCGGCATGGTGACGAAGGAATGGGTTGCCATTCACCGCAAGCACCACGCCAAGTGCGAAACTCAGGACGACCCGCACAGCCCGCAGGTCAAGGGTATCGACGAAGTGCTCTGGCGCGGCGCCGAACTCTATCGCGCCGAATCCAAGAACAAGGAAACGATGGAGCGCTACGGTCACGGCACGCCCGATGACTGGATCGAGCGCAACCTGTATTCGCGCTACAGCTGGCAAGGCGTGGGCCTCATGCTGATCCTGAACCTGGCGCTGTTCGGCACGCTCGGCATGGCCGTGTGGGCTGTCCAGATGCTGTGGATCCCCATCACCGCCGCCGGCATCATCAACGGCATCGGCCACTACTGGGGCTACCGCAACTTCGAGGCGCCCGACGCCAGCCGCAACATCATGCCCTGGGGCCTGATCATCGGTGGCGAAGAGTTGCACAACAACCATCACACCTACCCGACCTCGGCCAAGTTCTCGGTCAAGAAGTACGAGTTCGACATCGGCTGGATCTACATCCAGGCGCTGCAGAAGCTGGGCTGGGCCAAGGTCAAGAAGGTGCCGCCGAAGATGCTGATGGGCGATATCCAGCCCGTGGCCAACGAAAAGACGCTCGAGGCGGTAATCGCCAATCGTTACGAAGTCATGGCCGGTTATGCGCGCGAAATGCGCCGTGCCACCAGCCAGGAACTGGAAACGCTGAAGACCAAGGGCGCCGATCTGTCGGTGCTCAAGGCCGCCAAGCGCTGGCTGCACCGCGACGACGACAAAGTGCCTGCATCGGCCCGCACGCACGTCTCGCAGGCTCGTGCCGCTCACCCGGTGCTGGACAAGATGGTCACGATGCGCGAAGAGCTGCGCCAGCTTTGGTTGAACACCTCGCAGTCGCGCGAGCAGCTGGCGGCCGATCTGGCGGCCTGGTGCCATCGGGCAGAGGCCAGCGGTATCGCCGGCCTGCGTGATTTCTCTACGCGCCTGCGCGCAGCACGCGCTTAA
- the rpmG gene encoding 50S ribosomal protein L33: MATSKGGREKIKLESTAGTGHFYTTSKNKKTMPEKMSIMKFDPKARKHVEYKEIKLK; this comes from the coding sequence ATGGCAACGAGCAAAGGCGGACGCGAAAAGATCAAGCTGGAATCCACCGCGGGTACCGGCCACTTTTACACGACCAGCAAGAACAAGAAGACGATGCCTGAAAAGATGTCGATCATGAAGTTCGACCCCAAGGCGCGCAAGCATGTCGAATACAAGGAAATCAAGCTGAAGTAA
- the rpmB gene encoding 50S ribosomal protein L28: protein MARVCDVTGKGPMVGNNVSHANNKTKRRFLPNLQYRRFWVETENRWVRLRVSSAALRLIDKNGIDSVLADLRARGQA, encoded by the coding sequence ATGGCACGCGTATGCGACGTAACGGGCAAAGGCCCGATGGTCGGAAACAACGTTTCCCACGCCAACAACAAAACCAAGCGCCGGTTCCTGCCGAACCTGCAATACCGCCGTTTCTGGGTCGAGACTGAAAACCGCTGGGTTCGCCTGCGCGTTTCGAGCGCCGCGCTGCGCCTGATCGACAAGAACGGTATCGACTCCGTGCTCGCAGACCTGCGCGCACGCGGCCAAGCTTAA
- the trxB gene encoding thioredoxin-disulfide reductase: MSAPQHAKVLILGSGPAGYTAAVYAARANLQPLLITGIAQGGQLMTTTEVDNWPADVHGVQGPDLMQRFLEHAERFKTQIVFDHINKVDLSKRPFTLTGDSSTYTCDSLIIATGASAKYLGLDSEQKFMGRGVSACATCDGFFYREQEVCVIGGGNTAVEEALYLANIANKVTLVHRRDKFRAEPILIDKVKEKVAEGKIVLKLHSELDQVLGDDTGVTGIRIKNTQTGATEQIDLKGCFIAIGHHPNTDIFQGQLEMKDNYILTRSGLQGFATMTSIPGVFAAGDVQDNVYRQAITSAGTGCMAALDAQRFLEQDGTL; the protein is encoded by the coding sequence ATGTCCGCTCCCCAACACGCCAAGGTTTTGATTCTCGGCTCCGGCCCCGCCGGCTACACCGCCGCCGTTTATGCAGCCCGCGCAAACCTGCAGCCGCTGCTCATCACGGGCATCGCCCAGGGCGGGCAACTGATGACCACCACCGAGGTCGACAACTGGCCGGCCGACGTCCACGGCGTGCAGGGCCCGGACCTCATGCAGCGCTTTCTGGAACATGCGGAGCGATTCAAGACGCAGATCGTGTTCGACCACATCAACAAGGTCGACCTGAGCAAGCGCCCGTTCACGCTGACGGGCGACAGCAGCACCTACACCTGCGACTCGCTGATCATCGCCACGGGTGCCTCGGCGAAGTACCTGGGCCTCGACTCGGAGCAGAAGTTCATGGGCCGCGGCGTCTCCGCCTGCGCCACCTGCGACGGCTTCTTCTACCGCGAGCAGGAAGTCTGCGTGATCGGCGGCGGCAACACCGCGGTCGAGGAAGCGCTCTACCTCGCCAACATCGCCAACAAGGTGACGCTGGTGCATCGCCGCGACAAGTTCCGCGCCGAACCCATCCTGATCGACAAGGTCAAGGAGAAGGTCGCCGAAGGCAAGATCGTGCTGAAGCTGCACAGCGAACTCGACCAGGTGCTGGGCGACGACACCGGCGTGACGGGCATCCGCATCAAGAACACGCAGACCGGCGCCACCGAGCAGATCGACCTGAAGGGCTGCTTCATCGCCATCGGGCACCACCCGAACACCGACATCTTCCAGGGCCAGCTGGAAATGAAGGACAACTACATCCTGACCCGCTCCGGCCTGCAGGGCTTCGCCACGATGACCAGCATTCCGGGCGTCTTCGCCGCCGGCGACGTGCAGGACAACGTGTACCGCCAAGCCATCACGAGCGCGGGCACCGGCTGCATGGCCGCACTCGACGCACAGCGCTTCCTGGAGCAGGACGGCACGCTTTAA
- a CDS encoding Crp/Fnr family transcriptional regulator — protein MSMLSNLELLRRVPLFASLTATQSASIADAIIKKRFKRAEVVVEQGKKSDALYIILTGRARVTSADSRGREVILATLHPGDYLGEMSLIDDEPHSATVRTEIQCDVLMLGRDAFARCLPENSSMAYNIMRGLVQRLRHADRKIESLALMDVYGRVARSLLEFAIEDGAGNLKVRDKISRQDLAKMVGASREMVSRVMKDLEERGFVQTQDDGSMIVKERLLSLA, from the coding sequence ATGTCGATGCTGTCCAACCTCGAATTGCTTCGGCGCGTTCCATTGTTCGCGTCGCTGACGGCCACGCAGTCCGCCAGCATCGCGGACGCGATCATCAAGAAGCGCTTCAAGCGCGCGGAAGTCGTCGTGGAGCAGGGCAAGAAGTCCGATGCGCTCTACATCATCCTGACCGGGCGTGCCCGCGTCACCAGCGCCGACAGCCGCGGCCGCGAGGTCATCCTGGCCACGCTGCACCCCGGCGACTATCTCGGCGAGATGAGCCTGATCGACGACGAGCCGCATTCGGCCACCGTGCGCACCGAAATCCAGTGCGACGTGCTCATGCTGGGCCGCGACGCCTTCGCGCGCTGCCTGCCCGAGAATTCCTCGATGGCCTACAACATCATGCGCGGCCTGGTGCAGCGCCTGCGCCACGCCGACCGCAAGATCGAATCGCTGGCGCTCATGGACGTGTATGGTCGCGTGGCGCGCTCGCTGCTCGAGTTCGCCATCGAGGACGGCGCGGGCAATCTCAAGGTCCGCGACAAGATCTCCCGCCAGGACCTGGCAAAGATGGTCGGTGCCTCGCGCGAAATGGTGAGCCGCGTCATGAAGGATCTCGAGGAGCGCGGCTTCGTGCAGACCCAGGACGACGGGTCGATGATCGTCAAGGAACGGCTCCTGTCCCTGGCTTGA